One window of Flavobacterium ammonificans genomic DNA carries:
- the gyrA gene encoding DNA gyrase subunit A, with protein MSEGEKLIPINIEDEMKSAYIDYSMSVIVSRALPDVRDGLKPVHRRVLYGMYDLGVFSNKAHKKSARIVGEVLGKYHPHGDTSVYDAMVRMAQEWSMRYLLVDGQGNFGSVDGDSPAAMRYTEARMRKISEEIMADIEKETVDFQLNFDDTLYEPKVMPTRVPTLLINGATGIAVGMATNMPPHNLTEVINGTIAYIENNDIEIDELITHIKAPDFPTGGIIYGYEGVREAFKTGRGRVVIRAKVGFEEVDGRESIIVTEIPYQVNKADMIKRTADLVNEKKIEGIANIRDESDRNGMRIVYILKRDATPNVVLNTLYKYTQLQSSFSVNNIALVKGRPETLNLKDMIHHFVEHRHDVVIRRTQFELRKAEERAHILEGLIIASDNIDEVIALIKASKNTDEAKEKLIERFKLSDIQARAIVEMRLRQLTGLEQDKLRAEYEEIMKLIEHLRALLADVNLRIALIKEELIEIRDKYGDERRSQIEYSGGDVSIEDLIADENVVITISHAGYIKRTNLSEYKTQNRGGVGQKSAGTRDQDFLEHMFVATNHQYMMFFTQKGKCFWMRVYEIPEGSKTAKGRALQNLINIESDDKVKAFICTQDLKDKEYVSSHNLVMVTKQGQVKKTSLEKYSKPRVNGVAAITIKEGDELLAAQLTNGESQIILAVKSGKLVRFEETKTRPMGRTASGVRGITLKDDKDEVIGMVTVNDMSSEILVVAENGYGKRSSLDEYRITNRGGKGVKTLNITEKTGQLISINAVTDNDDLMIINKSGLTIRMAVEDLRVMGRATQGVKLINIKGNDSIAAVTKVMKDDPAEIELDEDGNPIEVEVIERVKPVLEVLEDDGAADDDDEEDEEIEDEEDIDDTDEDDSDE; from the coding sequence ATGTCTGAAGGAGAAAAGTTAATTCCTATTAACATAGAAGATGAAATGAAATCAGCTTACATCGATTATTCGATGTCGGTAATTGTATCAAGAGCACTTCCAGATGTTAGAGACGGTTTAAAACCGGTGCATCGAAGAGTACTTTATGGAATGTATGATTTAGGAGTTTTTTCAAATAAAGCCCACAAAAAATCCGCAAGAATTGTTGGAGAAGTTTTAGGTAAGTACCACCCTCATGGTGACACCTCTGTTTATGACGCTATGGTGCGTATGGCTCAAGAATGGAGTATGCGTTATTTATTAGTTGATGGACAAGGTAACTTTGGTTCTGTCGATGGTGATAGTCCAGCAGCAATGCGTTATACTGAGGCTAGAATGCGTAAGATTTCGGAAGAAATTATGGCTGATATCGAAAAAGAGACAGTGGACTTTCAACTGAACTTTGACGATACCTTGTATGAGCCGAAAGTAATGCCAACACGAGTTCCTACCTTATTAATTAATGGAGCTACAGGTATTGCTGTAGGTATGGCAACCAATATGCCGCCGCACAATTTAACTGAAGTAATTAATGGAACCATTGCTTATATTGAGAATAACGATATTGAAATAGACGAATTAATCACTCATATTAAAGCGCCTGATTTCCCGACAGGTGGAATTATTTACGGATATGAAGGTGTTCGTGAAGCATTTAAAACAGGTCGTGGACGTGTCGTTATTCGTGCTAAAGTAGGTTTTGAAGAAGTTGATGGTAGAGAATCTATCATTGTGACTGAAATTCCGTACCAAGTGAATAAAGCAGATATGATCAAACGTACTGCTGATTTGGTAAACGAAAAGAAAATTGAAGGTATTGCCAATATTCGTGATGAATCGGATAGAAATGGTATGCGTATCGTGTATATCTTGAAACGTGATGCTACACCAAATGTAGTATTGAATACCTTATATAAGTATACCCAATTACAATCATCATTTAGTGTTAATAATATTGCCTTAGTAAAAGGGCGTCCAGAAACGTTGAATCTGAAAGATATGATTCATCATTTCGTAGAACACCGTCATGATGTGGTAATTCGTAGAACACAATTTGAATTACGAAAAGCAGAGGAAAGAGCCCATATTTTAGAAGGATTAATTATTGCTTCGGATAACATTGACGAAGTAATTGCTTTAATCAAAGCGTCTAAAAACACGGATGAAGCCAAAGAAAAATTAATCGAGAGATTCAAATTATCGGATATTCAAGCACGTGCTATTGTTGAAATGCGTTTACGTCAATTGACAGGTTTAGAGCAAGATAAATTGCGTGCTGAGTACGAAGAAATCATGAAGTTAATTGAGCATTTAAGAGCTTTATTAGCCGATGTGAATTTGAGAATTGCATTAATTAAAGAAGAGTTAATTGAAATCAGAGATAAATATGGTGATGAGCGTCGTTCTCAAATCGAATATTCTGGTGGAGATGTAAGTATTGAAGACTTAATTGCTGATGAAAATGTAGTGATTACTATTTCGCACGCAGGGTATATTAAGCGTACGAACTTGTCTGAGTACAAAACTCAAAATAGAGGAGGAGTAGGACAAAAAAGTGCTGGAACCCGTGACCAAGATTTCTTAGAACACATGTTTGTGGCTACGAATCACCAGTACATGATGTTCTTTACGCAAAAAGGAAAATGTTTCTGGATGCGTGTGTACGAAATTCCAGAAGGAAGTAAAACTGCTAAAGGAAGAGCGTTACAGAACTTAATCAACATTGAGTCAGATGATAAAGTGAAAGCATTTATCTGTACACAAGACTTGAAAGATAAAGAGTATGTAAGCAGTCATAATTTAGTAATGGTAACTAAACAAGGACAGGTAAAGAAAACGTCTTTAGAGAAATATTCTAAACCTCGAGTGAATGGTGTTGCTGCCATTACGATTAAAGAAGGCGACGAATTATTAGCGGCTCAATTAACCAACGGTGAGAGTCAAATTATTTTGGCTGTTAAATCTGGTAAATTAGTTCGTTTTGAAGAAACTAAAACCCGTCCAATGGGAAGAACAGCTTCTGGAGTTCGTGGTATTACTTTAAAAGATGACAAAGACGAAGTAATCGGAATGGTAACGGTAAACGATATGAGCAGCGAAATTTTAGTTGTTGCTGAAAATGGTTACGGTAAACGTTCTAGCCTAGATGAGTACAGAATCACGAATCGTGGAGGAAAAGGGGTGAAAACCTTGAATATTACTGAGAAAACAGGTCAGTTGATCTCGATCAATGCTGTGACTGACAATGACGACTTGATGATTATCAACAAATCAGGATTGACTATCAGAATGGCAGTGGAAGATCTTCGTGTAATGGGACGTGCTACTCAAGGTGTTAAATTAATCAACATCAAAGGAAACGATTCTATTGCAGCGGTAACTAAAGTAATGAAAGACGATCCAGCTGAAATTGAATTAGACGAAGATGGCAATCCAATTGAAGTCGAAGTTATTGAAAGAGTGAAGCCTGTTCTAGAAGTACTAGAAGATGATGGCGCTGCAGATGACGACGATGAAGAAGACGAGGAAATCGAAGACGAAGAAGATATCGATGATACTGATGAAGACGATTCAGACGAATAA